In Carettochelys insculpta isolate YL-2023 chromosome 11, ASM3395843v1, whole genome shotgun sequence, a genomic segment contains:
- the RPN1 gene encoding dolichyl-diphosphooligosaccharide--protein glycosyltransferase subunit 1, translating into MEGLAWRLLLCLGCALAAPELLNEEVKRTVDLSTHLAKVTAELSLANPAGSAGGASSFLLALDPGLESHLAYLGVQVKAEEEEENTLEVRETKVKGKSGKFFTVKLPSPLAPGAKIRLSIETVFTHVLQPYPTHISQAEKQFVVFEGNHYFYSPYPTKTQTTRVKLASRNVESYTKLGNPTRSEDMIEYGPFKDIPPYSQDTLKIHYENNNPFLTITSMTRVIEVSHWGNIAVEETVDLKHTGAMLKGPFSRYDYQRQPDSGISSVKSFKTILPAAAQDVYYRDEIGNISTSHLLVLDDSVEMEIRPRFPLFGGWKTHYIIGYNLPSYEYLYNLGDQYALKMRFIDHVFDEQVADSVTVKIILPEGAKNIHVDSPYEINRATDELHYTYLDTFGRPVIVAHKNNLVEQHIQDIVVHYTFNKILMLQEPLLVVGAFYILFFTVIIYVRLDFSITKDPAAEARMKVACITEQVLTLVNKRLGLYRHFDEAVNKYKQSRDISTLNSGKKTLETEHKALTNEVASLQSKLKTEGSDLCDKVSEIQKLDSQVKELVLKSSVEAERLVAGKLKKDTYIENEKLHSNKRQELVAKIDNILDAL; encoded by the exons ATGGAGGGCCTCGCCTGGCGcctgctcctctgcctgggctGCGCCCTGGCGGCCCCGGAGCTGCTCAATGAGGAGGTGAAGCGGACTGTGGATCTCAGCACCCACCTGGCCAAGGTGACGGCCGAGCTGAGCCTGGCCAACCCGGCAGGGAGCGCGGGGGGAGCCAGCTCCTTCCTACTGGCGCTGGACCCCGGCCTGGAGAGCCACCTGGCCTACCTGGGGGTGCAG GTGAAagctgaggaagaagaggagaacaCCTTAGAGGTGCGGGAGACTAAGGTGAAAGGTAAAAG tgGCAAATTCTTCACTGTGAAGTTGCCATCTCCTCTAGCGCCAGGTGCCAAGATCCGTTTATCCATCGAAACAGTTTTCACACATGTCCTGCAGCCGTACCCCACGCATATCTCACAGGCAGAGAAACAGTTTGTGGTCTTTGAAGGAAATCATTATTTCTACTCGCCGTACCCAACCAAGACCCAAACCACGCGTGTGAAACTGGCCTCCAGGAATGTAGAGAGCTACACCAAGCTGGGCAATCCCACCCGGTCAGAGGACATGATTGAATATGGGCCCTTCAAGGACATCCCACCATACAGCCAG gaTACTCTTAAGATACACTATGAAAATAACAACCCGTTCCTGACCATTACCAGTATGACAAGGGTCATTGAAGTGTCTCACTGGGGAAATATTGCTGTAGAAGAGACTGTTGACTTAAAACACACAGGAGCTATGCTCAAAGGACCTTTCTCCAGATATGACTACCAAAGGCAGCCAGACAGCGGAATATCATCTGTCAAGTCTTTTAAG ACGATTCTTCCTGCCGCGGCTCAGGACGTATATTACCGGGATGAAATTGGAAACATTTCTACCAGCCACCTTCTCGTCCTGGATGACTCTGTGGAGATGGAGATCCGCCCCCGCTTCCCTCTCTTTGGAGGCTGGAAGACCCATTACATCATTGGCTACAACCTGCCGAGCTATGAATACCTTTATAACCTTG GTGACCAGTATGCACTTAAGATGAGATTCATTGACCATGTGTTTGATGAGCAAGTTGCGGACTCTGTGACTGTAAAGATAATCCTTCCAGAAGGTGCCAA GAATATTCATGTGGACAGCCCCTATGAAATCAACCGAGCTACTGATGAGCTTCACTACACCTACCTGGACACATTTGGACGCCCGGTTATTGTGGCACACAAGAACAATCTTGTAGAGCAGCACATCCAGGACATTGTG GTACACTACACCTTCAACAAGATCCTGATGCTGCAGGAACCACTGTTGGTGGTTGGAGCCTTTTACATCTTGTTCTTCACAGTGATCATCTATGTGAGGCTTGACTTCTCCATCACCAAG GATCCAGCTGCTGAAGCTAGGATGAAGGTGGCCTGTATAACTGAGCAAGTTCTCACCTTGGTGAACAAGAGACTGGGGCTGTACCGCCACTTTGACGAGGCGGTGAATAAGTACAAACAGTCACGAGACATCTCCACTCTGAACAGTGGCAAGAAGACCTTGGAGACAGAGCACAAGGCCCTGACCAATGAAGTAGCCTCTCTGCAGTCCAAGCTGAAGACAGAAGGCTCTGACCTGTGTGATAAG GTGAGCGAGATTCAGAAGCTTGACAGCCAAGTGAAGGAGCTGGTTCTCAAATCATCTGTTGAGGCAGAGCGGCTGGTGGCCGGCAAACTTAAGAAGGACACGTACATTGAGAATGAGAAGCTGCATTCCAACAAGCGCCAGGAGCTGGTTGCCAAAATTGACAACATCCTTGATGCGCTATAA